A genome region from Manihot esculenta cultivar AM560-2 chromosome 5, M.esculenta_v8, whole genome shotgun sequence includes the following:
- the LOC110615669 gene encoding serine/threonine-protein kinase tricornered isoform X2, which yields MDGGGGDGTMRLGALNLRPDRSGLELGQDVSVSSPVTRQKAAAAKQFIENHYKNYLQGLQDRKERRQALQRRAQEARVSNEEQEEMMRNLERRETEYMRLQRRKIGIDDFEQLTVIGKGAFGEVRLCRAKSTGEIFAMKKLKKSEMLSRGQVEHVRSERNLLAEVDSRCIVKLFYSFQDSDFLYLIMEYLPGGDIMTLLMREDILSEDVARFYIAESILAIHSIHQHSYVHRDIKPDNLILDKNGHLKLSDFGLCKPLDDKYSTILLENEDISNQEGAIDAEGHSVSDRAPWSMPKEKLQQWKRNRRALAYSTVGTLDYMAPEVLLKKGYGMECDWWSLGAIMYEMLLGYPPFCSDDPRITCRKIINWKTCLKFPEEPKISNEARDLICHLLCDVETRLGTGGVDELKAHPWFRCIQWDALYEMEAAYTPTVNGDLDTQNFEKFPDMLTSKDTNFIGFTFKKSDVLESLESSGADVKSNVSSKAPSLISLLGQIDLQEDVVPNGDQTLEA from the exons ATGGACGGCGGTGGCGGCGATGGTACGATGAGGCTAGGGGCTCTGAACTTGAGGCCTGATCGGAGCGGCTTGGAATTGGGCCAGGATGTATCCGTTTCGTCGCCTGTGACGAGACAGAAAGCTGCTGCCGCGAAGCAGTTCATAGAGAATCATTATAAGAACTACTTGCAAGGATTGCAAGATCGTAAAGAGAG ACGTCAAGCACTTCAAAGAAGAGCACAAGAAGCTCGGGTATCAAATGAGGAACAAGAGGAGATGATGAGGAATTTGGAACGCAGGGAAACTGAATACATGAGGCTGCAACGACGTAAAATTGGTATTGATGACTTTGAACAATTAACTGTGATCGGAAAAGGTGCATTTGGTGAG GTCAGATTATGCAGAGCCAAAAGCACTGGAGAGATCTTTGCCATGAAGAAACTGAAGAAGTCTGAGATGCTTAGCCGTGGGCAG GTTGAGCATGTCCGATCCGAGAGAAACTTACTTGCTGAAGTCGATAGTCGATGCATTGTAAAACTTTTCTATTCCTTCCAAGATTCTGATTTCTTATACCTTATCATGGAATACTTACCTGGTGGAGACATAATGACACTATTGATGAGAGAAGATATTCTTTCTGAAGATGTTGCACGCTTTTACATAGCAGAGAGCATTCTAGCTATACACTCCATTCATCAGCACAGTTATGTTCATAG GGACATAAAACCTGATAACCTGATACTGGACAAGAATGGCCATTTAAAGCTTTCTGATTTTGGCCTGTGCAAGCCCCTGGATGATAAGTATTCAACAATTTTACTGGAAAATGAAGATATTtctaatcaagaaggtgcaatTGATGCTGAAGGACATTCCGTTAGTGATCGAGCTCCTTGGTCAATGCCTAAAGAAAAGTTACAACAATGGAAACGTAATCGCCGTGCACTG GCCTATTCAACTGTTGGAACTCTTGATTATATGGCACCTGAAGTGTTGCTAAAGAAGGGATATGGAATGGAGTGTGATTGGTGGTCTCTGGGTGCAATCATGTACGAGATGCTTTTAGGCTATCCTCCCTTCTGTTCTGATGATCCCAGAATCACATGCCGCAAG ATAATCAACTGGAAAACATGCCTCAAATTCCCTGAGGAACCAAAGATATCAAATGAAGCCAGAGATCTCATTTGCCACTTGCTCTGTGATGTTGAAACAAGGCTGGGGACCGGAGGAGTTGATGAATTAAAG GCACATCCATGGTTCAGATGCATTCAGTGGGATGCGCTATATGAAATGGAAGCTGCATATACGCCTACAGTCAATGGAGACTTGGATACTCAGAATTTTGAGAAATTTCCTGAT ATGTTGACGTCCAAAGATACCAACTTCATAGGATTTACTTTCAAGAAATCTGACGTCCTCGAGTCACTAGAAAGTTCAG GTGCTGATGTGAAATCAAATGTATCTTCAAAGGCTCCATCGTTAATTTCCTTATTAG GCCAGATTGACCTGCAAGAAGATGTGGTACCAAACGGGGATCAAACACTGGAAGCTTAA
- the LOC110615669 gene encoding serine/threonine-protein kinase tricornered isoform X1, with the protein MDGGGGDGTMRLGALNLRPDRSGLELGQDVSVSSPVTRQKAAAAKQFIENHYKNYLQGLQDRKERRQALQRRAQEARVSNEEQEEMMRNLERRETEYMRLQRRKIGIDDFEQLTVIGKGAFGEVRLCRAKSTGEIFAMKKLKKSEMLSRGQVEHVRSERNLLAEVDSRCIVKLFYSFQDSDFLYLIMEYLPGGDIMTLLMREDILSEDVARFYIAESILAIHSIHQHSYVHRDIKPDNLILDKNGHLKLSDFGLCKPLDDKYSTILLENEDISNQEGAIDAEGHSVSDRAPWSMPKEKLQQWKRNRRALAYSTVGTLDYMAPEVLLKKGYGMECDWWSLGAIMYEMLLGYPPFCSDDPRITCRKIINWKTCLKFPEEPKISNEARDLICHLLCDVETRLGTGGVDELKAHPWFRCIQWDALYEMEAAYTPTVNGDLDTQNFEKFPDLEGPPSTIPSVGPWRKMLTSKDTNFIGFTFKKSDVLESLESSGADVKSNVSSKAPSLISLLGQIDLQEDVVPNGDQTLEA; encoded by the exons ATGGACGGCGGTGGCGGCGATGGTACGATGAGGCTAGGGGCTCTGAACTTGAGGCCTGATCGGAGCGGCTTGGAATTGGGCCAGGATGTATCCGTTTCGTCGCCTGTGACGAGACAGAAAGCTGCTGCCGCGAAGCAGTTCATAGAGAATCATTATAAGAACTACTTGCAAGGATTGCAAGATCGTAAAGAGAG ACGTCAAGCACTTCAAAGAAGAGCACAAGAAGCTCGGGTATCAAATGAGGAACAAGAGGAGATGATGAGGAATTTGGAACGCAGGGAAACTGAATACATGAGGCTGCAACGACGTAAAATTGGTATTGATGACTTTGAACAATTAACTGTGATCGGAAAAGGTGCATTTGGTGAG GTCAGATTATGCAGAGCCAAAAGCACTGGAGAGATCTTTGCCATGAAGAAACTGAAGAAGTCTGAGATGCTTAGCCGTGGGCAG GTTGAGCATGTCCGATCCGAGAGAAACTTACTTGCTGAAGTCGATAGTCGATGCATTGTAAAACTTTTCTATTCCTTCCAAGATTCTGATTTCTTATACCTTATCATGGAATACTTACCTGGTGGAGACATAATGACACTATTGATGAGAGAAGATATTCTTTCTGAAGATGTTGCACGCTTTTACATAGCAGAGAGCATTCTAGCTATACACTCCATTCATCAGCACAGTTATGTTCATAG GGACATAAAACCTGATAACCTGATACTGGACAAGAATGGCCATTTAAAGCTTTCTGATTTTGGCCTGTGCAAGCCCCTGGATGATAAGTATTCAACAATTTTACTGGAAAATGAAGATATTtctaatcaagaaggtgcaatTGATGCTGAAGGACATTCCGTTAGTGATCGAGCTCCTTGGTCAATGCCTAAAGAAAAGTTACAACAATGGAAACGTAATCGCCGTGCACTG GCCTATTCAACTGTTGGAACTCTTGATTATATGGCACCTGAAGTGTTGCTAAAGAAGGGATATGGAATGGAGTGTGATTGGTGGTCTCTGGGTGCAATCATGTACGAGATGCTTTTAGGCTATCCTCCCTTCTGTTCTGATGATCCCAGAATCACATGCCGCAAG ATAATCAACTGGAAAACATGCCTCAAATTCCCTGAGGAACCAAAGATATCAAATGAAGCCAGAGATCTCATTTGCCACTTGCTCTGTGATGTTGAAACAAGGCTGGGGACCGGAGGAGTTGATGAATTAAAG GCACATCCATGGTTCAGATGCATTCAGTGGGATGCGCTATATGAAATGGAAGCTGCATATACGCCTACAGTCAATGGAGACTTGGATACTCAGAATTTTGAGAAATTTCCTGAT TTGGAAGGCCCACCGTCCACAATTCCAAGTGTGGGACCATGGAGGAAG ATGTTGACGTCCAAAGATACCAACTTCATAGGATTTACTTTCAAGAAATCTGACGTCCTCGAGTCACTAGAAAGTTCAG GTGCTGATGTGAAATCAAATGTATCTTCAAAGGCTCCATCGTTAATTTCCTTATTAG GCCAGATTGACCTGCAAGAAGATGTGGTACCAAACGGGGATCAAACACTGGAAGCTTAA
- the LOC110615669 gene encoding serine/threonine-protein kinase tricornered isoform X3, which produces MDGGGGDGTMRLGALNLRPDRSGLELGQDVSVSSPVTRQKAAAAKQFIENHYKNYLQGLQDRKERRQALQRRAQEARVSNEEQEEMMRNLERRETEYMRLQRRKIGIDDFEQLTVIGKGAFGEVRLCRAKSTGEIFAMKKLKKSEMLSRGQVEHVRSERNLLAEVDSRCIVKLFYSFQDSDFLYLIMEYLPGGDIMTLLMREDILSEDVARFYIAESILAIHSIHQHSYVHRDIKPDNLILDKNGHLKLSDFGLCKPLDDKYSTILLENEDISNQEGAIDAEGHSVSDRAPWSMPKEKLQQWKRNRRALAYSTVGTLDYMAPEVLLKKGYGMECDWWSLGAIMYEMLLGYPPFCSDDPRITCRKIINWKTCLKFPEEPKISNEARDLICHLLCDVETRLGTGGVDELKAHPWFRCIQWDALYEMEAAYTPTVNGDLDTQNFEKFPDLEGPPSTIPSVGPWRKMLTSKDTNFIGFTFKKSDVLESLESSGQIDLQEDVVPNGDQTLEA; this is translated from the exons ATGGACGGCGGTGGCGGCGATGGTACGATGAGGCTAGGGGCTCTGAACTTGAGGCCTGATCGGAGCGGCTTGGAATTGGGCCAGGATGTATCCGTTTCGTCGCCTGTGACGAGACAGAAAGCTGCTGCCGCGAAGCAGTTCATAGAGAATCATTATAAGAACTACTTGCAAGGATTGCAAGATCGTAAAGAGAG ACGTCAAGCACTTCAAAGAAGAGCACAAGAAGCTCGGGTATCAAATGAGGAACAAGAGGAGATGATGAGGAATTTGGAACGCAGGGAAACTGAATACATGAGGCTGCAACGACGTAAAATTGGTATTGATGACTTTGAACAATTAACTGTGATCGGAAAAGGTGCATTTGGTGAG GTCAGATTATGCAGAGCCAAAAGCACTGGAGAGATCTTTGCCATGAAGAAACTGAAGAAGTCTGAGATGCTTAGCCGTGGGCAG GTTGAGCATGTCCGATCCGAGAGAAACTTACTTGCTGAAGTCGATAGTCGATGCATTGTAAAACTTTTCTATTCCTTCCAAGATTCTGATTTCTTATACCTTATCATGGAATACTTACCTGGTGGAGACATAATGACACTATTGATGAGAGAAGATATTCTTTCTGAAGATGTTGCACGCTTTTACATAGCAGAGAGCATTCTAGCTATACACTCCATTCATCAGCACAGTTATGTTCATAG GGACATAAAACCTGATAACCTGATACTGGACAAGAATGGCCATTTAAAGCTTTCTGATTTTGGCCTGTGCAAGCCCCTGGATGATAAGTATTCAACAATTTTACTGGAAAATGAAGATATTtctaatcaagaaggtgcaatTGATGCTGAAGGACATTCCGTTAGTGATCGAGCTCCTTGGTCAATGCCTAAAGAAAAGTTACAACAATGGAAACGTAATCGCCGTGCACTG GCCTATTCAACTGTTGGAACTCTTGATTATATGGCACCTGAAGTGTTGCTAAAGAAGGGATATGGAATGGAGTGTGATTGGTGGTCTCTGGGTGCAATCATGTACGAGATGCTTTTAGGCTATCCTCCCTTCTGTTCTGATGATCCCAGAATCACATGCCGCAAG ATAATCAACTGGAAAACATGCCTCAAATTCCCTGAGGAACCAAAGATATCAAATGAAGCCAGAGATCTCATTTGCCACTTGCTCTGTGATGTTGAAACAAGGCTGGGGACCGGAGGAGTTGATGAATTAAAG GCACATCCATGGTTCAGATGCATTCAGTGGGATGCGCTATATGAAATGGAAGCTGCATATACGCCTACAGTCAATGGAGACTTGGATACTCAGAATTTTGAGAAATTTCCTGAT TTGGAAGGCCCACCGTCCACAATTCCAAGTGTGGGACCATGGAGGAAG ATGTTGACGTCCAAAGATACCAACTTCATAGGATTTACTTTCAAGAAATCTGACGTCCTCGAGTCACTAGAAAGTTCAG GCCAGATTGACCTGCAAGAAGATGTGGTACCAAACGGGGATCAAACACTGGAAGCTTAA
- the LOC110615669 gene encoding serine/threonine-protein kinase tricornered isoform X4 has product MDGGGGDGTMRLGALNLRPDRSGLELGQDVSVSSPVTRQKAAAAKQFIENHYKNYLQGLQDRKERRQALQRRAQEARVSNEEQEEMMRNLERRETEYMRLQRRKIGIDDFEQLTVIGKGAFGEVRLCRAKSTGEIFAMKKLKKSEMLSRGQVEHVRSERNLLAEVDSRCIVKLFYSFQDSDFLYLIMEYLPGGDIMTLLMREDILSEDVARFYIAESILAIHSIHQHSYVHRDIKPDNLILDKNGHLKLSDFGLCKPLDDKYSTILLENEDISNQEGAIDAEGHSVSDRAPWSMPKEKLQQWKRNRRALAYSTVGTLDYMAPEVLLKKGYGMECDWWSLGAIMYEMLLGYPPFCSDDPRITCRKIINWKTCLKFPEEPKISNEARDLICHLLCDVETRLGTGGVDELKAHPWFRCIQWDALYEMEAAYTPTVNGDLDTQNFEKFPDMLTSKDTNFIGFTFKKSDVLESLESSGQIDLQEDVVPNGDQTLEA; this is encoded by the exons ATGGACGGCGGTGGCGGCGATGGTACGATGAGGCTAGGGGCTCTGAACTTGAGGCCTGATCGGAGCGGCTTGGAATTGGGCCAGGATGTATCCGTTTCGTCGCCTGTGACGAGACAGAAAGCTGCTGCCGCGAAGCAGTTCATAGAGAATCATTATAAGAACTACTTGCAAGGATTGCAAGATCGTAAAGAGAG ACGTCAAGCACTTCAAAGAAGAGCACAAGAAGCTCGGGTATCAAATGAGGAACAAGAGGAGATGATGAGGAATTTGGAACGCAGGGAAACTGAATACATGAGGCTGCAACGACGTAAAATTGGTATTGATGACTTTGAACAATTAACTGTGATCGGAAAAGGTGCATTTGGTGAG GTCAGATTATGCAGAGCCAAAAGCACTGGAGAGATCTTTGCCATGAAGAAACTGAAGAAGTCTGAGATGCTTAGCCGTGGGCAG GTTGAGCATGTCCGATCCGAGAGAAACTTACTTGCTGAAGTCGATAGTCGATGCATTGTAAAACTTTTCTATTCCTTCCAAGATTCTGATTTCTTATACCTTATCATGGAATACTTACCTGGTGGAGACATAATGACACTATTGATGAGAGAAGATATTCTTTCTGAAGATGTTGCACGCTTTTACATAGCAGAGAGCATTCTAGCTATACACTCCATTCATCAGCACAGTTATGTTCATAG GGACATAAAACCTGATAACCTGATACTGGACAAGAATGGCCATTTAAAGCTTTCTGATTTTGGCCTGTGCAAGCCCCTGGATGATAAGTATTCAACAATTTTACTGGAAAATGAAGATATTtctaatcaagaaggtgcaatTGATGCTGAAGGACATTCCGTTAGTGATCGAGCTCCTTGGTCAATGCCTAAAGAAAAGTTACAACAATGGAAACGTAATCGCCGTGCACTG GCCTATTCAACTGTTGGAACTCTTGATTATATGGCACCTGAAGTGTTGCTAAAGAAGGGATATGGAATGGAGTGTGATTGGTGGTCTCTGGGTGCAATCATGTACGAGATGCTTTTAGGCTATCCTCCCTTCTGTTCTGATGATCCCAGAATCACATGCCGCAAG ATAATCAACTGGAAAACATGCCTCAAATTCCCTGAGGAACCAAAGATATCAAATGAAGCCAGAGATCTCATTTGCCACTTGCTCTGTGATGTTGAAACAAGGCTGGGGACCGGAGGAGTTGATGAATTAAAG GCACATCCATGGTTCAGATGCATTCAGTGGGATGCGCTATATGAAATGGAAGCTGCATATACGCCTACAGTCAATGGAGACTTGGATACTCAGAATTTTGAGAAATTTCCTGAT ATGTTGACGTCCAAAGATACCAACTTCATAGGATTTACTTTCAAGAAATCTGACGTCCTCGAGTCACTAGAAAGTTCAG GCCAGATTGACCTGCAAGAAGATGTGGTACCAAACGGGGATCAAACACTGGAAGCTTAA
- the LOC110615768 gene encoding coenzyme Q-binding protein COQ10 homolog B, mitochondrial isoform X2, which translates to MSTTKAVRSLITSRNAAKYLTKSAKNYNSKFDQIRCYSSIVGISAPSVGGVIDRKADFSFTLGSLYNKSIASQKRPFLGCGDGEEGGVLSKVYEERRVLGYSPEQLFDVVAAVDLYHGFVPWCQRSDIIRHHPDGSFDAELEIGFKFLVESYVSHVELKRPKSIKTTVSDSTVFDHLINIWEFNPGPVPGTCDLYFLVDFKFQSPLYR; encoded by the exons ATGTCGACCACGAAGGCTGTCCGGTCCTTAATAACGAGTAGAAATGCTGCCAAATATTTGACAAAGTCGGCGAAAAACTATAATTCTAAATTTGATCAGATTCGATGTTATAGTAGCATCGTTGGCATCTCAGCCCCATCGGTTGGTGGAGTAATTGATAGGAAGGCGGATTTTAGTTTCACATTGGGAAGCTTGTATAATAAGTCTATTGCGTCTCAAAAAAGACCATTTCTTGGCTGCGGAGATGGAGAGGAAGGTGGTGTTTTATCCAAGGTTTATGAGGAGAGGCGAGTATTGGG GTATTCGCCAGAGCAGTTATTTGATGTGGTTGCAGCGGTTGACTTGTATCATGGATTTGTCCCTTGGTGTCAGCGCTCCGATATAATCAGGCACCATCCAGATGGATCATTTGATGCTGAGCTGGAGATTGGTTTTAAATTTCTGGTTGAGAGTTATGTTTCTCATGTAGAATTGAAGAGACCTAAATCCATAAAG ACGACTGTGTCAGATAGTACCGTCTTTGATCATTTGATAAACATTTGGGAATTCAACCCAGGACCTGTTCCAGGAACTTGTGACCTTTATTTTTTGGTAGATTTTAAGTTCCAATCACCACTCTACAG